A genome region from Hevea brasiliensis isolate MT/VB/25A 57/8 chromosome 7, ASM3005281v1, whole genome shotgun sequence includes the following:
- the LOC110673089 gene encoding precursor of CEP5-like — MAQTNLLFACIFFMLIFSQEIHSVDGRHLKLERKHKFSKLRTSSKFEKQQTRFVDKHNVHGDNDSDVEVPTTIWSPPATPVPAGAVIGEPGSSPPPPGHVDDFRPTAPGHSPGVGHSIQN, encoded by the coding sequence ATGGCCCAAACAAATTTATTGTTTGCCTGTATTTTCTTCATGCTGATTTTCTCCCAAGAAATTCACTCGGTAGATGGAAGGCACTTGAAACTTGAGAGAAAACACAAATTCTCAAAGCTCCGTACCTCAAGTAAGTTTGAAAAGCAACAGACAAGATTTGTTGATAAGCATAACGTGCATGGTGATAATGACTCAGATGTAGAGGTGCCTACAACTATTTGGTCTCCACCTGCAACCCCAGTCCCAGCTGGTGCGGTTATTGGCGAGCCTGGGTCGTCACCCCCACCCCCAGGTCATGTGGACGACTTCAGGCCCACTGCCCCAGGCCACAGCCCTGGCGTTGGACATTCCATTCAAAACTAG